The Prosthecobacter fusiformis sequence GCGCGAGGGCTTCTCCCTTTGGCGTGCTTCCTATACCATGATGTTCCGCAATGAAAACAGTGCGGGAGGCTGGCAGAAAGGCCTAGCGGATCTCACGCTGGATGTCTCCGTATCGCCTGATGGAATGCGGATTGTTGCACAGAAGGCCGTTGTCCGAGATGTGCAGGAAGGCGGTCCGGCACCGGCCTCATCTCGTACTGAGCCCGCCCGCCCGAACCCTCCGCCTGTCAAAGTCCGGCTGCCGTCGCCAGTCTGGGCCAGTTCAACCACGGGCACTTTGGGCACTGAAACGCTGACAGTTCATGATGCCGTCCACTTCAAAAACGGACGTGCCACCCTCCACCGGACCTACCGTATAATCGTCAGTCCAAACACACCCAAAAGTGTGGCTTCCAAGTATCCAAACGGGCTTATCTGCATGATGACCGCTGAAATGGAAGGTTCCCTCACTCAGACCGGACCTCGGATGTGGAGATGTATTGTGGTGTCCAGGGATGGCTGCAAACATCCGATGCCAAGGTCGGAGAGTTTAACGCAGTCTGCGGACGCAATGCCGAAAGAACGGTGGGGACGGTATTGAAATTCCGATTCGATGGAGAGGATCTCATCGAAGGGCAGGGGGGCAGTCGGATGAAACTGGTTCGGAAGTAGACGCCCTCAAAGCTCGCTTCCTGTCCCGACGCTGGAAGCGTCGACATCTGCGTGCATGTGAGCACCGTAACTTCCCCGCTCTCACATCAGGCGTCAGTTACGGCTTATCGTCGGTGACTTTGCCGGTTTTTGGCGAGCATGTTAGGATGAAGCCAACATGCTTGTCTTCATGGATGAATCTGGCGATAACGGTCTCCATCTCCTCACAGGGTCGTCCAAAAACCTGATCATCACTCTGGTGCTTTTTGAGGATCACGCCGAGGCTCTCAGGGCCGATGAGCGCATCGCCAACCTTCGGAGGGAGCTCGGACTCAATGCCGGTTTCGAGTTTCATTTCAGCAAGCTCAAGCAGGAATGGAGGGAGCGCTTCCTCAGAGCAGTCGGTGTCTTTGATTTTCTCTATTTCAGCATCGTCATCGACAAGGCCGAGATCGTCCGACGCGGTTCCTTCAAGCCTAACGAACTCTACCGCTATGCCTGCCATCTTGCCATTGAGCTGGCCAAGCCGTACCTGAAAGAGGCCATTATTGTCGTCGACGGCAGCGGCAGCCATCAGTTCCGCCTGGATCTTGCCACCGAACTCCGCAAGCGCACCAACCGCCCTGGCGAAACCGGCGGTCATCTCCATAAGATCAAGTTCCAGGATTCTCATCGAAACAATTTGCTGCAGCTTGCGGACATGGTTTGCGGGGCAGTAGCCCGCTCTGTTTCTGACAAGCCGGAAGCCGCTTCTTACCGGAAGCTGATTTCCCATTGTGAAGTGACTGTCCTGCGCTGGCCCAAATAAAAAAAGCCACCGCCCCTATCCTTGCGGAAAGTCCTCCATACGGAGGCAGTTCGGGGCGGTGGCGATTCCATCATCAGTATACCTTAGGAGGTCGAAATGTGTCAACTACCCCTCCTGTGGAGAAGGTTCTTGGGGTGATTGCGCCCTGGACTCTTCCCTGAGGCACTCCTCTACAAACATCACAAATTCAGGTTCCTGAAACTCACTGCTCCATATCCAAACGTGGTTCGGGATCGGCAGTGAGAAGAAACTCTGTACGTCCTTCCGAAGACCTGTCATTTCAGGCAGCATTCCGGCTTTCATGGCGGTGTAGCTCACGGCTAGCTGGGTGATCAGCAGGTGCACGAAGCGCTGTTCCGCGGCGGAAACCGGATGGGTTTTGAGGTCGAGGTCTTTCTTCAGTAGGCGGGTGAGTTCCGGCTTTTCGGTGACCTGCATCCAGAGGCTGCGGTGGCTGTCTGCAAGCGCCATCAGATTGGAAATCTTCCTCTCCTTGGCATCGGCTCGGAAGGAAACGGCGGCAAGGCTCAAACTGACGATGAGGCCGAAGGTTTCCAAGGTGTCCTGCCCGTGAATGACCATCCACTGCATGAATGTTTTCATGCTTGGATTGTATCACAAAATTCAAACCGTTTTCACCTGGCCAGGAACTCACCTGTGCACAAATAAAACCCCTCGCGATGAATGCATCGGAGGGGTTGTTGAGCTGAAGGAACTATTCGATAGCCAGCACATGATTGGCGGCTTTTGCCGCGAGGCTTGCCGCTTCGACGATCCAGCGTTTGCGGTTCGGCTCACGGAGTGTGTCCAGCCAACATTGAAGATAAGCAGCGGATTGCTCGTGCTCATCCTGAACGATGCCAGCCTCCATGCCGAGGAACGCAGATCCCATTTCGGCAACAAGCTCCTCTTTGGAGTATTCGGTCATGACTGCTCCTGTCGCTCCCATGAGGCTATTCCTGTTCAGCCGTCTTTCATGTCCGGTCGAATGGATGATTTCATGGAACAAGACAAGGTGGTAGCTTTCCGCGTCAATGAACCTGGACCGAGCAGGCATTTCTATCGTGTCAGTGCTGACGCGGTAGCATGCCCTGACCGTCCTGCCTTCATGGATGTCCGGTTTGCCCGGCATTTCCTGCACGATCCTTTCCGCAGATTCAATCCGTCCTTCATTCGCCTGCGGTTCCGGCAGTTCCATCTCTGGAAACTCCACTCCATCGATTTGAAGGGCGTTGAAGACGGTGTAGCCACGCAAGTAATACACGGCCTTGGTTTCCTCCTCCTCCTTGCCTTTCGTCCGCCGCTCATGGCGTCCGTATTTGACAATGAGAGTGCCGCGCTCGCCTTTCCGCACTTGGCCGCCGAGATCATTGGCCTGACGCATGGTCAGCCAGTAAGGCGATGCGAATCGCTTCACCCCGAGCAGCATCACGTTGATTCCCTGATACTCCCGGTTGCTTGCGAAGTTGCGCGGCCTGCCGACCTTCCTGTCCCAGGGGCAGCGCCAGGGCACTGTCCCTTCTTCGAGTTTCTTCAGGATCGTGTCTGTCACGGCCTGATAGGCATCGAACCGCCTGGTTTCGCCTGATTCGGCTTTTGATGTCGCTGTTTTCATGCATGTAATGCTTTTGGTAGTCAGTTGAAGTCCACTTCACCGTGAACCGGACTTCTGGCTGACCGCCACCGGGAGGAGGCGGCTAAGGCCGTCTCCTCCCGAGCATTTCATGAATCTCCCTGCGGATGTCTTGGGGCACCGCCGGAGAGGCAGGCTCCGGCGTGGCCGCTTTGAAATTGAGATTGGAATTAGGATTGGAATTAGAATGCGATAGCCTATCCAACTGTATGACAAGGCCCTGTACACTGGATGGCAGACGCTTCACCAGTTCTTGGGGCGAGCGGTTCAGTTCCAGCAGGATGCCCTGGCGGACTTTTGGATTCAGAGTCTGATGTTTGACGAAGTTGACGATGGCGATCCAGTCCTCCTGGCGGAGGATTTTTCCATCGGCTTCGAGTTTGGCCAGACCTTGCTTGATCTCCGGCATGGCCAGACCTGTGTCGAACCCGATTCGTTTGACCGGGATTTCATAGACGCCCGCGATGGTCGTCAAAGGCGAGGTGAGAAGGTAGAGGAACAGCAGTTTTTCATGCGGACTCAGCAGGGCGATGTAGGAATCGTCCCAGAAGCGTGTGTTTACGATCCGTTGTTTGGCCATGATGGTTCATTCCCAGTGCTTGTGTAGGAGCTTCTGCACCCAGCCGGATGGCGTGCCTGTCCGGCCAGCAAAATGCAGCAGTGCTCTCGAGCCTGGGACTGCTAAAATTCGATGATGTGTTCCGCTACCTCCCCACCCCGCGACGTTTTGTCGCAGGAGCACTTCATGCACGGACAGCCAAGCCAGGCACACAACCATTTCAAAAGGAAGCCACGTATTGTTGGGAAATGTTGTGGCCTTTCCTGGCCGACCGGGATGTATTCGAGTTCCTGCTGTCGCATGGGGGGTAAGTTAGTTGAATGAGTAATTCGACCGTGAACCGATTTGCTTGAACTCTCGTTCGAGCTGCACCGGAGCCGTTTCTTTTCCGTTCACCTCCTCTCCATTCCGTCAATCTTGACAGGCGGAAAGTCGCATTGTGCGACATCACTGCCGTAGGCTGTATCCCCTCTGTTTGAGGGGCAGTCGCGAAATGCGGAAGGGAAAAGAAACTGTCTGGAATTATAGCTGGATGCCCTGCCCCTGTACAGGGTGAGTCTGTGGATAACTGGAGCCGCGCGAGCGCCGACCGTTATGCTGCAAGCGCCAGATGGCTGA is a genomic window containing:
- a CDS encoding ArdC family protein, whose amino-acid sequence is MKTATSKAESGETRRFDAYQAVTDTILKKLEEGTVPWRCPWDRKVGRPRNFASNREYQGINVMLLGVKRFASPYWLTMRQANDLGGQVRKGERGTLIVKYGRHERRTKGKEEEETKAVYYLRGYTVFNALQIDGVEFPEMELPEPQANEGRIESAERIVQEMPGKPDIHEGRTVRACYRVSTDTIEMPARSRFIDAESYHLVLFHEIIHSTGHERRLNRNSLMGATGAVMTEYSKEELVAEMGSAFLGMEAGIVQDEHEQSAAYLQCWLDTLREPNRKRWIVEAASLAAKAANHVLAIE
- a CDS encoding DUF3800 domain-containing protein, translated to MLVFMDESGDNGLHLLTGSSKNLIITLVLFEDHAEALRADERIANLRRELGLNAGFEFHFSKLKQEWRERFLRAVGVFDFLYFSIVIDKAEIVRRGSFKPNELYRYACHLAIELAKPYLKEAIIVVDGSGSHQFRLDLATELRKRTNRPGETGGHLHKIKFQDSHRNNLLQLADMVCGAVARSVSDKPEAASYRKLISHCEVTVLRWPK